From the Ensifer adhaerens genome, the window GCGTGCTCGACTGGAAGGTTTCGCAGGCATCGTATTGGCGCACCAGCTCCGACGGCCAGTTGCTGAGCACCAGCCGCTCGGAAAAGCGCTGCTGTTCGGCAAGCGGCATGCGCGCGATCATGAAATGACCAAAGCCATAGCGGGCGATCAGCCGCCGCATGAGATGCAGAAGTTCGTATTCGGTGCGGACGGCAGCCGTATCGACGTCCGAGAAAATGTCCGCCGTTTCAGCCTCGCGCAGCAAGGCCGGTTCGTTCGATTCCTTCATCTGCGATCACCACATCCCCAGGCGCCACCGCGCCCGGTCGAGAGAATACAAAAACGCCTCAGATCACCTGAAGCATGAACTTCACCCCGGCAAACGAAATACAGCCGCCGCTACCGGCCTGTCCGCGCAAGAAACGCGTCCGGTTGTGAAAACTATGACGATGCACCAAGAATGATTGCGGGAGCGCACATACGACGCTCATCCTTATTTCAGCGCCTCGTTACCAAAAATTTTAGTTAAAGTGAAATGTGGTAATTGCATGGCTCCCATGACAATTCCGGGATAATCCAGGCTCTTCTCAAAGCAATTCACAAGGATAGGCGCACAGCCCCATGAATTGACCCGGGGCGGATCATCGATATGGCGCCTCGCCGAAGTGTCTCAAATTATGAGCAAATTGTTACTTGCTGCTTAGGCAAATGTTAAATGTGGCAGGCTAAGGTCACGGTCATATGGTCTTGAGTTTGTGTAGAGAGTCCCATGACCGAAATGATGCGACCACGCGTAAAATATGTCATCGGCCCCGATGGCAGCCCTCTGACGATTGCGGATCTGCCGCCGGCCAATACCCGGCGCTGGGTGATCCGCCGCAAGGCAGAGGTTGTTGCCGCCGTGCGCGGTGGCCTTTTGAGCCTTGAGGAGGCGTGCGAACGCTATACCCTCACGGTGGAAGAATTCCTGTCCTGGCAGTCCTCGATCAACGATCATGGTCTTGCCGGCCTGCGCACCACTCGCATCCAGCAGTATCGCCACTAGTTCGCCCATTACAGGGCCATAGGTCGAGCGGCGGCTTCGGATTCCCCGGAGCCGCCGCCGTCGTTTTGCGTTCTGCGGCTGCTCGGATTGGTGCTTTTTCGGGAACAGTCTGTGTTTCCGGGATACCAGGTAGACGGATTCCGATTTCCGGAAATCTGCGCTAGCTTCCAGACAAAGAAACTGGTTCGCCAAGGAAGGCTGTCATGGAAATCGTACTCGAGGAAACTGGATCGCACGGCCGCTACTCGACCGTGGTCGAGGGGCACACCGGGGAAATGACCTATTCGCGGACGTCTCCCCAATTGATCATTGTCGATCACACCCTCGTTCCGGACGCCCTGCGCGGCAAGGGTGTCGGCCAGGCGCTTGCCAAACATGCAATCGAAGAAGCCCGCAAAGGCGGCTGGAAGATCATCCCGCTCTGCCCGTTCATGAAGGCGCAGGCGATGCGGCACCCCGAATGGCAGGACGTCATCCAGGGATGAGGCACGGCTGAGATCCGGCCTATCCTGATCTTCAACAAATTCAAACTGATCTCAAAATGAGATGACCCGCCCGAACGCCAAGGCGTCGGGCGGGTCTCTTCGTCTTGTCACGATCGTGCCGGATCGGGTCATGCCAAACGCATGACCCGACAAGGCTGGAAATATCTGCCCCGAAACGGGCGACCTGCCTGACCAGCGCACAAATTCCCCAGACCGGAACCGACCTGGGGTCAAACCGTCCGTTGGATCAAGGCGTTGCGGCTCCGCTGCGCCCGATCGAGGCGCAAGAGCCGCAGCTTATGCCCGCAGGCGGGTCGATGTGTCCCGCTCTTCGAGGGCCGCCGCCTTCGCGTATTCAGCCTGCACTTCTTCGAGCGCGAGTTCGGCAGCATCCTGCTGCGTCTTCAGTTCGCGAATGGAAACCTGAAGATTGTCGGCTCTCTGACGTGCGGCCTTGGCGAAGGTGGGATAGGCGAAGTGCTGGGGATCGGAGATACCCGACTTCTTTTCCTCGAAAATAATCTGATTTTCCAGATCCTTAGTCATCCGTTCGAACTCAGCCATCATCATCTGAAGCTGGTTCAGCTGACGCTGCTTCTCGCGGACCTGAAACTCCTTCAGGCGGACAAGGCTCTCACGTGCTTTCATACGCAATACTCCCGTGGATAACGAGACCCCGGTTACTGATTTGCCCGCAAGCCGGCCCGAACAGGACCGGAAACGAAAAATCTTCAGCGATATTAACAAAAGCCTACCGCTGGTAACCTTTCGTTTACGGGCATCGTTAATCATAGGCGTGATGATTTAAGGCTCCGTAAATGCTGAGGCACGAAATGTGACCGCCCTGGCATTAACGAGTCGGAAGAGTCAGATAGCGGGATTTCCTCATGTTTCACATGAGATTAGCCGTTCGGGATTCACGTTTGAAATCAGGAGACTGCTAAAAATATTTAACAATCTCGATACACCTTGCCAGAGGGAATCAGAATTTGTTAACCATTTGGTGGCAGCCTCCAAATCAG encodes:
- a CDS encoding DUF1153 domain-containing protein, yielding MTEMMRPRVKYVIGPDGSPLTIADLPPANTRRWVIRRKAEVVAAVRGGLLSLEEACERYTLTVEEFLSWQSSINDHGLAGLRTTRIQQYRH
- a CDS encoding flagellar export protein FliJ, giving the protein MKARESLVRLKEFQVREKQRQLNQLQMMMAEFERMTKDLENQIIFEEKKSGISDPQHFAYPTFAKAARQRADNLQVSIRELKTQQDAAELALEEVQAEYAKAAALEERDTSTRLRA
- a CDS encoding GNAT family N-acetyltransferase codes for the protein MEIVLEETGSHGRYSTVVEGHTGEMTYSRTSPQLIIVDHTLVPDALRGKGVGQALAKHAIEEARKGGWKIIPLCPFMKAQAMRHPEWQDVIQG